ATGGTGTGTGTCCGCCTTTTGAGTCACCGAAGATACCGGAAGGCGTCGGCGGACGGTTTTCGTTCAAGCAAATGAAGGCGGATTTGAATCAGGAATTGCAGAGCGAATTTGACGCCGAGGCGCACACGTCCGGCGAGTTCGTCGCGGAGCTGGGAATACCTGACGTGGGATTCGACAGAAGCGTGATCAGGCAGGCACATTTGGATCTACGTCATACGGCAACGCGCGCAATTGATTGGCTGCGCACCCAGCCGGGAATTGACAATGTGGTGTTGACCATGACCGCAGAGGATGTGCAAGCGATTGCCGATTCGACTTTACGTTCGCATGTCGCCAACAACTACTTTCCGGGTAGATCGAGCGACGCCTATTTGCGGCCGCTCATGTATTGGCAAAGCGACGGTTCAACGGCAAATCACGGCTCATGCAATGAATACGACCTGCATGTTCCGTTGTTCATAATGGGTGCGCCTTTCGGCCACGGGCGGTCCACAAAAACGTGTGCTCCCGAAGACCTTGTGCCGACGTTGGCAGACGCGCTTGACTTGCGCTTCGCCGTACCACGGGACGGGCGGTCACTTTTGCCGCGATAGCCCCCCACTCCTCTCAAACCTGACGAAACGGGTCCGATAAAGTTTATCGGACCCGTTTTTTATGTCTATTGATTGTATTTAATTATTTTACGTAATATTTGGGTATCGTTAATAATGTTTAGAGTTGCTTCAGGATGTTGTGAGGTGCGAGCAGACGTGCTAAATTGTAAGATGCCCGAGTGTGGCCATAGCTGTGCCGGGAGTATGCACTTATTCAAGAAATAAAGAGAAGTACTATGAAAACCGCGATATTATTGCTCTTGCTCGCGGCGGGGCAACTTTTCGCCGTGCCGCAATTGGTAAATTACCAAGGTTCTTTGACAGCGACTGACGGATCCCCGATTGACTCGACGTTGTCGATGACGATTCGATTGTATGATGCCGCCACAAACGGCACCGTACTCTGGACAGAAGTCCATCCAACCGTTCAGGTATCGAGCGGACTGTTTCATGTGATGCTTGGGTCACTTACTCCGCTGGGCGATTTGTTCGCCAGTCCGCGCTGGATTGGCATCTCGATTGGCGAAGACGGCGAAATGACTCCGCGCGAACAAATTGTCACCGTGGCACACGCATACCGCGTTGGCACGGTGGATGGCGCGAGCGGCGGGACGATTACGGGATTTGTGAAAGTCACCGAAAAAGTATCCGTTGGCTCATTACACTCGGTTGGTGGAAGCAATAGTCTTGTTGTTGGACTCGGAAACGGAACGACTGCGTCGAATACCTTCTCGTCAGGAACAGGCAACAGCGTTCAAGGCGCAAATGGTTCGATCACCGGCGGCTCTGACAATTCTCTTAGCGGATTGAGCAGCACCATCGGAGGCGGCGAGGAAAACCACTTGGATGCCGACTATGCCTCTATTGTCGGCGGTCAAGTAAATGAAGTGTATGGCTCGCATGGAATCGTCGGTGGTGGTACCGCAAACTATGTTGAGGGCTCACATGCAGCGATTTTGGGCGGATATAGCAATGACGCAACTGCAAATTACACATCGGTTGTTGGAGGTTATTCCAATGAAGCGACCGGAACCGGTTCTTCGGTTGGCGGGGGAGGCTTTAATCGCGCACGAGGAGGATATAGCACAATTGCAGGAGGGGGTGGTGCGACAGCAGCAGATTCAAATTATGCGACTCAGGCATTCTCGACAATTGGAGGCGGAACAAAGAACACATCTGATGGTTATTCGTCCGTGGTTAGCGGCGGACGCGAAAATACGGCACATGGTCTATACAGCACCGTGAGCGGGGGGCGACTGAATATTGCGGATTCGACTTTTGCAACCATTGGAGGCGGGTACAACAACAAAGCATTCCATTATGCTTCAACAGTAGGTGGAGGGTATGACAACGTCGCTGACACGAGTTTCTCGGTAATTGGCGGGGGATACAGTCACACTGCAAGCGGCTATGCCACGACGATAGCGGGAGGATACAACAACAACGCCCAACTGAGCTATTCGAGTGTCGGGGGAGGCTATGGTCAAGATGCAAGCGGCTATGCCTCAACCGTCGCGGGGGGATACAGCAACAGTGCCTCTGGCATTTATTCATCAGTCAGCGGAGGTACACTTAATGATGCCGCAGGCGGTGAAGCAACTGTGGGAGGCGGCTATTCCAATTCGGCCGCCGATTGCTGTGCAGTCGTGGGTGGAGGGCGAAACAATTTGGCCGAAGGGCGTATGAGTGTAGTAGCCGGAGGCGGAGGCTACACTTCTGACTATGGCAACAGGGCGATGACAGATTGGGCCACAATCGCAGGTGGAAGACAGAACCTCGCAGAAGGCGCATTCTCGTTTATCGGAGCGGGTGAAGGCAATCGGGCCAGTGGCACGAGCACTGTCGTATGCGGAGGAAAAGACAATTCTGCATTGTTTGCCTATTGCACGGTCGGAGGTGGAGACAGCAATCGAATTGCGAACAATAGACTTGCTTCAACTATCAGCGGCGGCAAGTATAATTCCATCAGAGGTGACTACAGCGTAATAGCCGGCGGTGGCGGGTACTGGCCGCAGGACAGCAATTATGTCAGCGGCAACTACTCGGTTGTGCCCGGCGGAACCCGCAACTATGTTGAAGGTGATTACTCATTCGCGGCGGGTCGCAGAGCGCATACGATTGACGACGGCTGTTTCCTGTGGGCGGATGCCAACGACGACGATTTGGAAACATGGCGCAACAATCAGTTTCTCGTGCGCTGCTCGGGCGGAGCAGTCTTCTTCTCGGACGCTGCGATGACAACGGGAGTTGAGTTAGTTCCCGGCGGAGGCTTTTGGGCAGGCAGCAGTGACTCGACTTTGAAAACGAACATTCGCATGGCGGATTCCCGTGCAATTCTCGAAAAACTGACGTCACTTCCGATCAAGGAGTGGCGCTACAAAGCTGAAGATCCAGCTTCGAACCACATTGGCCCGATGGCACAAGATTTCTATGCGGCATTCGGATATGGAATTAACAACACGAAGATCTCGACCATTGATCCCGACGGCATCGCGCTGGCGGCGATTCAGGAATTGGCGAAACAGAATGCGGAACTTCGCGCGGAAATTGACGCACTAAAGGAGAAGATCAAGTAGCAATCAATATTGCTTGAAAATATTTCGTTTTATTCAAGATTTCAAAGGAAAAAGCTCATGACACGGCTTTACATGGCAATCGTACTGCTTGTATCGCAGGCTTTTGCCGTTCCACAATTAGTGAACTATCAAGGTTCTTTGACCGCAACTAACGGAACTCCTATTGACTCTACTCTGTCGATGACGTTCCGTGTGTATGACGCCGCAATTGCCGGCAACGTGCTTTGGGCAGAAACTCATCCAAGCGTTCAAGTTTCGAACGGACTGTTTCACGCCATGCTCGGTTCGGTTACTTCGCTCGGAGATTTGTTCGCCAGTCCGCGTTGGATTGGCATTTCGATTGGTGGAGACAGCGAAATGTCTCCACGAGAACAGATCGTCACTGTGGCCCATGCTTATCGCGTGGGAACCGTGGACGGAGCGAGCGGCGGGACGATAACCGGCGACGTGCTGATTACGGGCAACGGAAATATTGGATTGTCACATCAGATCAACGGAGTCAACTCGCTGCTTGTAGGCCATGCAAACGGAGCTTTTCAGTCTAACGTTCTTGCATCTGGAACAGGCAACACCGTTTTCGGTATCAATGGGTCAATTACGGGAGGATCTGACAACAGCGTTAGTGGTTCAAACAGCACCATCGGCGGTGGTACTGAAAATAACTTAGACGCTGGCAACGCAGTGATTGGCGGTGGTCAGGGAAACGAGGTTTATGGCGCAAGTGGAATAGTCGGCGGCGGCAGCGGAAACTTCGTGAACGGTTCGTGGGCTGCGATTCTCGGCGGGTACTCCAATGATGCTTCAGCCAACTTTTCAGCAATCGGCGGCGGCTACATCAACAGAGCGAGCGGAATCGGCGCGTCTATCGGCGGCGGAAGTTTTAATCGTGCGCGTGGGGATTTCTGCACGATTGCAGGCGGCGGAGGCGCAACCGCGCCGGACTCTAATTACGCGACGAACTCCTACTCAACAATAGGCGGTGGAGCCAGAAATATCTGTGACGGTAGCTCATGTGTCGTAAGCGGAGGTTATGGTAATACAGCTCACGACAGTATCAGTACGGTTGGCGGAGGGCAGAACAATGTGGCAGGGAGCCTTGCCGCAACGGTATCCGGAGGAATCAACAACTCTGCCTCCTACTACAACTCTACGATTGGCGGAGGATCTTATAACGAGGCGAACGCCGGGTATGGAACCGTTGGCGGTGGATCAGTCAACGTGGCAAGCGACATCGCAGCAACGGTTGCCGGTGGAATCAATAATTCCGCGGATGGGTATATTTCTGTCATTGGTGGTGGAAATGTCAACACCGCATCCGGAGACGTTTCAGCCGTTTGCGGCGGTGAAATGAACATCGCGAGTGGAAACGG
This region of Calditrichota bacterium genomic DNA includes:
- a CDS encoding tail fiber domain-containing protein, producing MKTAILLLLLAAGQLFAVPQLVNYQGSLTATDGSPIDSTLSMTIRLYDAATNGTVLWTEVHPTVQVSSGLFHVMLGSLTPLGDLFASPRWIGISIGEDGEMTPREQIVTVAHAYRVGTVDGASGGTITGFVKVTEKVSVGSLHSVGGSNSLVVGLGNGTTASNTFSSGTGNSVQGANGSITGGSDNSLSGLSSTIGGGEENHLDADYASIVGGQVNEVYGSHGIVGGGTANYVEGSHAAILGGYSNDATANYTSVVGGYSNEATGTGSSVGGGGFNRARGGYSTIAGGGGATAADSNYATQAFSTIGGGTKNTSDGYSSVVSGGRENTAHGLYSTVSGGRLNIADSTFATIGGGYNNKAFHYASTVGGGYDNVADTSFSVIGGGYSHTASGYATTIAGGYNNNAQLSYSSVGGGYGQDASGYASTVAGGYSNSASGIYSSVSGGTLNDAAGGEATVGGGYSNSAADCCAVVGGGRNNLAEGRMSVVAGGGGYTSDYGNRAMTDWATIAGGRQNLAEGAFSFIGAGEGNRASGTSTVVCGGKDNSALFAYCTVGGGDSNRIANNRLASTISGGKYNSIRGDYSVIAGGGGYWPQDSNYVSGNYSVVPGGTRNYVEGDYSFAAGRRAHTIDDGCFLWADANDDDLETWRNNQFLVRCSGGAVFFSDAAMTTGVELVPGGGFWAGSSDSTLKTNIRMADSRAILEKLTSLPIKEWRYKAEDPASNHIGPMAQDFYAAFGYGINNTKISTIDPDGIALAAIQELAKQNAELRAEIDALKEKIK